One window of Flavobacterium dauae genomic DNA carries:
- a CDS encoding methyltransferase has product MKLTKEYWTNRYIENNVPWDAGAITTPVKEYIDQLTNKELKILIPGVGTGYELAYLYQKGFKNVYGLDISEEPIDRFKSLNPHFPSNRLIVDDFFNHTSKYDLIIEQTFFCALQPELRPLYANKINKLLNKNGKLAGVLFSFPLTNQGPPFGGSLDEYESLFSKYFTIETLALCYNSIKPRKNKELFIILKK; this is encoded by the coding sequence ATGAAACTAACTAAAGAATACTGGACAAACAGATACATAGAAAATAATGTACCTTGGGATGCCGGAGCAATTACCACACCTGTTAAAGAATATATTGATCAGTTAACAAATAAAGAACTAAAAATATTGATTCCGGGTGTTGGTACAGGTTATGAATTAGCTTATTTATACCAAAAAGGATTTAAAAATGTTTATGGATTAGATATTTCAGAAGAACCGATTGATCGTTTTAAAAGTTTAAATCCACATTTTCCATCTAATCGGCTAATTGTTGATGATTTTTTTAATCATACCTCTAAATACGATCTTATCATTGAACAAACTTTTTTTTGTGCGTTACAACCAGAATTAAGACCTTTGTATGCAAATAAGATTAACAAGCTTTTAAATAAAAACGGTAAATTGGCAGGCGTGTTATTTTCATTTCCGTTAACCAATCAAGGTCCGCCTTTTGGAGGAAGTTTAGATGAATATGAAAGCTTGTTTTCTAAATATTTTACCATTGAAACGCTGGCATTATGCTATAACTCAATAAAACCAAGAAAAAATAAAGAACTGTTTATTATATTAAAGAAATGA
- a CDS encoding phosphoribosyltransferase family protein produces the protein MTQNIILTQQQIQQIVKRIAYQIYETFVNENEIVIAGIANSGYVFAKKISDEVSKISNLKVVLGKVEVNKQDPLQEIKTDLQKADYENKSVILIDDVMNSGATLIYGVKYFLEVPLKKFKTAVLIDRSHKKYPVKADFKGISLSTSSLEHIQVVFNDTEEYAYLS, from the coding sequence ATGACACAGAATATTATATTAACCCAGCAACAAATTCAACAAATTGTAAAACGTATTGCTTATCAAATCTACGAAACATTTGTAAACGAAAACGAAATTGTTATTGCCGGCATAGCAAATAGTGGTTACGTTTTTGCAAAAAAAATTAGTGATGAAGTTTCAAAAATATCTAATTTAAAAGTGGTATTGGGAAAGGTAGAAGTAAATAAACAAGATCCGTTACAAGAAATTAAAACCGATTTACAAAAAGCAGATTATGAAAATAAATCGGTTATTTTAATCGATGATGTTATGAATTCTGGTGCCACTTTGATTTATGGAGTAAAATACTTTTTAGAGGTGCCTTTAAAGAAATTTAAAACCGCCGTTTTAATAGATCGTAGTCACAAAAAATATCCGGTAAAGGCAGATTTTAAAGGAATTTCTTTATCAACATCCAGTTTAGAACATATCCAGGTTGTGTTTAATGATACCGAAGAATATGCTTATTTAAGTTAA
- a CDS encoding RNA-binding S4 domain-containing protein: MRIDKYLWCIRVYKTRSIATDAVKKGHIQVNNQQAKASRDVFSGDKITVRKDQVNYQYTVLDIPPNRVGAKLVDMYRKDETPAEAFEHLQLLKLAKEHYREKGEGRPTKKDRRDIDDYLDDDTYFEQLNNETN, translated from the coding sequence ATGCGAATAGATAAGTATTTGTGGTGCATTAGGGTTTACAAAACAAGAAGTATTGCTACCGATGCTGTTAAAAAAGGTCACATACAGGTAAATAATCAGCAGGCAAAAGCATCGCGCGATGTGTTTTCGGGTGATAAAATTACGGTTCGCAAAGATCAGGTAAATTATCAATACACGGTTTTAGATATTCCGCCAAATAGGGTAGGAGCCAAATTAGTAGATATGTACAGAAAAGATGAAACGCCAGCCGAAGCTTTTGAACATTTACAATTATTAAAATTAGCAAAAGAACATTACAGAGAAAAGGGTGAAGGCAGACCTACCAAAAAAGATCGTCGGGATATTGATGATTATTTAGATGATGATACGTATTTTGAACAGTTAAACAATGAAACTAACTAA
- a CDS encoding gliding motility-associated C-terminal domain-containing protein, with protein MKKVFTHLFLILSFNLLYSQSIDPSHVINLCSNQTVQGTTPTTNIYNNLYTSCSFQALSSDITLYYVEIESGSTFTFTITPSASVDFDFASWLNPNLFNLGPSDRGSQNTILGTAIPLDIGLSMLEPLELCEGAGVAPPNTANIPGMVRWYDVVPGDGILIAIDHWESSVVSYDLSFGGDAVLNCSVIGKTYEVCDWDKDGKESFDLNQIKDEINNINKTFTIDFFELESDAKTLTSNNILSSPYEVSTGDSPVTIYARFRRANGLLARVTEINLIVNTVAEVPNYDLELEVCDFDQTKDEYFDLTEIESEIDVVNKTKPDYKYYENQEDALEGNENNISNPKNYLSRTKTIYIQIAINEKCPIVVPLKLKVDTLGFPPSVIDYSEFCAVETADGLVYDLEKSIEYFIGEEDVNNYEFTFFNDRNNAISKTNPITEPNAYKVPFNTTEIVYLRIENERQCFILSELNLDSKRRITLEDSYNIGCEPYILQPLPVGYNYFTEPNGNGIRLKPYGPDAIIYGKRTIYIYGNSLFVNAEYPDFNQCTYETQFTVYNNECPIPKGISPNNDGMNDSWDLTPFGIIKLSIYNRSGSLVFSYGEGYTNQWHGQTNNGSILSSGTYFYSFESINGPKTGWVEVVFEVK; from the coding sequence ATGAAAAAAGTCTTTACTCATTTATTCTTAATTTTAAGTTTTAATTTACTATATAGTCAAAGTATAGATCCTTCTCACGTAATCAACCTTTGTTCTAATCAAACTGTTCAGGGTACTACGCCTACTACAAATATTTATAATAACTTATATACATCTTGTAGTTTTCAAGCTTTATCAAGCGATATTACTTTATACTATGTAGAAATTGAATCGGGATCCACATTTACCTTTACGATAACCCCAAGTGCTTCGGTAGATTTTGATTTTGCTTCGTGGTTAAATCCTAATCTGTTTAATTTAGGGCCCAGCGATCGTGGATCTCAAAACACAATTCTAGGTACTGCTATACCGTTAGATATAGGTTTGTCTATGTTAGAACCTTTAGAACTTTGTGAAGGCGCAGGTGTAGCACCACCTAATACAGCAAACATTCCTGGAATGGTAAGATGGTATGACGTAGTGCCGGGAGATGGCATTTTAATTGCAATTGATCATTGGGAAAGTTCTGTTGTTAGTTATGATTTATCTTTTGGAGGTGATGCCGTATTGAATTGCAGTGTGATTGGCAAAACCTACGAAGTTTGTGATTGGGACAAAGATGGTAAAGAATCTTTTGATTTAAATCAGATCAAAGACGAAATAAACAACATCAATAAAACCTTCACAATTGACTTTTTTGAACTTGAAAGCGATGCCAAAACATTAACTTCAAATAATATTTTATCTTCACCTTATGAAGTTTCAACTGGCGATAGTCCTGTAACAATTTACGCCCGGTTTAGACGGGCAAACGGGTTATTGGCCAGAGTTACCGAAATAAATCTAATTGTAAATACCGTTGCCGAAGTACCTAATTATGATTTAGAATTAGAAGTTTGTGATTTTGATCAAACAAAAGACGAATATTTTGACCTTACTGAAATTGAATCTGAAATTGATGTTGTTAACAAAACAAAACCCGACTATAAATATTACGAGAACCAAGAAGATGCTTTAGAAGGTAATGAAAATAATATATCAAATCCAAAAAACTATCTTTCACGAACTAAAACCATTTATATCCAGATTGCAATAAACGAAAAATGCCCTATTGTGGTTCCTCTTAAATTAAAGGTAGATACTTTAGGGTTTCCGCCATCTGTAATTGATTACTCAGAATTTTGTGCCGTTGAAACAGCAGATGGTTTGGTATATGATTTAGAAAAATCAATTGAATATTTTATTGGCGAAGAAGACGTAAACAATTATGAATTCACTTTTTTTAATGATCGAAATAATGCTATCAGTAAAACAAATCCAATAACAGAACCAAATGCTTATAAAGTGCCTTTTAATACTACTGAAATTGTTTACTTACGAATTGAAAACGAACGACAATGTTTTATCTTGTCTGAACTGAATCTTGATTCAAAAAGACGGATTACTTTAGAAGACAGTTACAACATTGGTTGCGAACCCTATATTCTACAACCTTTACCAGTGGGTTACAACTATTTTACCGAACCTAACGGAAACGGAATTCGTTTAAAACCCTATGGGCCTGATGCAATTATTTACGGAAAACGCACCATTTACATTTACGGAAACAGTTTGTTTGTTAATGCTGAATATCCCGATTTTAACCAATGTACTTACGAAACCCAGTTTACGGTTTACAATAATGAGTGTCCGATACCTAAAGGAATATCTCCAAATAATGACGGAATGAATGACAGTTGGGATTTAACCCCGTTTGGTATCATCAAATTAAGTATCTATAACCGCTCGGGTTCATTAGTATTTAGTTATGGCGAAGGATATACCAATCAATGGCACGGACAAACAAATAATGGCTCTATATTGTCATCAGGTACTTATTTTTACAGCTTTGAATCTATTAACGGACCAAAAACCGGTTGGGTAGAAGTTGTATTTGAAGTAAAATAA